A window from Lactiplantibacillus pentosus encodes these proteins:
- the pstB gene encoding phosphate ABC transporter ATP-binding protein PstB: protein MADNTMMTTQRNIMTFDPKDHEIALSTEDLHVFYGNSEAISEGDLQFERYKISALIGPSGSGKSTYLRSLNRMNDRIATVKGKIMYRGLDINSNDIDVYEMRRHIGMVFQRPNPFAKSIYENIAFALRQRGLNNKQQLDEIVERSLRQAAMWDQVKDDLNKSALALSGGQQQRLCIARAIAVKPDILLLDEPASALDPVSTSQIEDTLLELKQNYTIIIVTHNMQQASRISDYTAFFNLGKVLEYSETGEIFTNPQVDLTNDYISGNFG, encoded by the coding sequence ATGGCAGATAACACAATGATGACAACGCAACGAAATATTATGACGTTTGATCCTAAAGACCACGAAATCGCGCTTTCTACCGAAGACTTACACGTCTTTTACGGGAATTCGGAAGCCATTTCGGAAGGTGATTTGCAATTCGAACGGTATAAAATCAGTGCGTTAATTGGCCCTTCTGGTTCCGGGAAGTCGACCTACTTGCGGTCTTTAAACCGGATGAATGACCGGATTGCGACTGTAAAGGGTAAAATTATGTATCGTGGCTTGGATATTAATAGTAATGACATTGATGTCTATGAAATGCGTCGGCACATTGGGATGGTGTTCCAACGGCCGAACCCGTTTGCAAAGTCGATTTATGAGAACATTGCCTTTGCATTGCGGCAGCGTGGGTTGAACAATAAACAACAGTTGGATGAAATCGTTGAACGTTCACTCCGTCAAGCTGCGATGTGGGACCAAGTTAAGGACGATTTGAATAAGAGTGCGTTAGCGCTATCCGGTGGGCAACAGCAACGGCTCTGCATCGCGCGGGCAATTGCGGTCAAGCCTGATATCTTATTACTGGATGAACCGGCGAGTGCCCTCGATCCAGTCTCGACTAGTCAAATCGAAGATACCTTACTAGAATTAAAGCAAAACTACACGATTATTATCGTGACTCATAACATGCAACAAGCGTCACGGATTAGCGATTACACGGCGTTCTTTAACCTTGGAAAGGTCTTGGAATACTCAGAAACTGGTGAGATTTTTACGAATCCGCAAGTTGACCTGACAAACGACTACATTTCCGGGAACTTTGGATAG
- the pstB gene encoding phosphate ABC transporter ATP-binding protein PstB, translating to MSTILTTENLSLFYGKKEALKGVNLDFEDRGITALIGPSGCGKSTFLRCLNRMNDLIPNVTITGEVNFNQHNIYAPTMDTVQLRKEIGMVFQQPNPFPFSIYENVVYGLRLAGVHDKERLDAAVEKSLKQAAIWDEVKDRLHANALSLSGGQQQRVCIARVLAVEPDIILLDEATSALDPISSRMIEETLLNLRQDYSIITVTHNMQQASRISDRTAFFLNGELIEVNDTKQIFMNPVRQETNDYISGRFG from the coding sequence ATGAGTACAATTTTAACGACTGAGAACTTATCATTATTTTATGGTAAAAAAGAAGCTCTGAAAGGTGTTAACCTAGACTTTGAGGACCGCGGGATCACTGCGTTGATTGGCCCTTCCGGTTGTGGGAAATCCACTTTTCTGCGCTGCCTGAACCGCATGAATGATCTGATTCCAAACGTCACGATTACTGGTGAAGTTAATTTTAACCAGCATAATATTTACGCTCCGACGATGGATACGGTACAATTACGGAAAGAAATTGGGATGGTATTCCAACAACCCAATCCTTTTCCGTTCTCAATCTATGAGAACGTGGTCTATGGGCTACGTTTAGCTGGTGTCCATGATAAGGAACGTTTAGATGCGGCCGTTGAAAAGAGTTTGAAGCAAGCGGCAATTTGGGATGAAGTTAAGGACCGCTTGCACGCCAATGCGTTATCACTGTCTGGTGGGCAACAACAACGGGTCTGCATCGCACGGGTGCTTGCTGTGGAACCCGATATCATTCTCCTAGATGAAGCAACCAGTGCGCTGGATCCCATCTCTAGTCGAATGATTGAAGAGACCCTATTGAATTTACGTCAAGATTACTCTATCATAACTGTTACGCATAACATGCAGCAGGCTTCACGAATTTCTGACCGCACGGCGTTCTTCTTGAATGGTGAATTGATTGAAGTGAACGATACCAAGCAGATTTTCATGAATCCGGTTAGACAAGAAACCAATGACTATATTTCGGGACGATTTGGTTAG
- the phoU gene encoding phosphate signaling complex protein PhoU: protein MRRLFDDELNDIDANFTEMGMMVSETIEKAVKAFIDHDRDLAQEIIDNDKKINQREVELEQKSFEMIALYQPVTSDLREIVTILKAVSELERMADYARNIAHATIRVKGNVRVPEIEAALSEMGNRVRKMVEDMLAAYVKSDDQEARRVAAKDAKVGEMYDKINAKGISKMERHPETVIGSTDYLNVATYLMRIGALVTNIGEWIVYLNTGEIIELNPESSNLV from the coding sequence ATGCGACGACTTTTTGATGATGAACTAAATGATATTGATGCAAACTTCACTGAGATGGGAATGATGGTCAGCGAAACGATCGAAAAGGCGGTTAAAGCCTTTATTGACCATGACCGCGATTTGGCCCAAGAAATCATTGATAATGATAAAAAAATCAATCAACGTGAAGTGGAACTAGAACAAAAATCGTTTGAAATGATTGCGTTATACCAGCCCGTGACTTCCGATTTACGGGAAATTGTCACCATCTTGAAAGCCGTTTCTGAATTGGAACGTATGGCTGACTACGCGCGTAACATTGCCCACGCCACGATTCGGGTCAAGGGTAACGTTCGTGTTCCTGAAATCGAAGCCGCGTTATCCGAAATGGGTAACCGGGTTCGGAAGATGGTAGAAGACATGTTAGCCGCCTACGTGAAGAGCGATGACCAAGAGGCGCGCCGCGTTGCCGCTAAGGATGCCAAAGTCGGTGAGATGTACGACAAGATCAACGCTAAGGGCATCTCTAAGATGGAACGGCACCCAGAGACGGTAATCGGGTCGACGGATTATTTAAATGTGGCGACTTACCTGATGCGGATTGGGGCCTTAGTAACGAATATCGGCGAATGGATCGTTTATTTGAACACGGGCGAAATCATCGAACTGAATCCAGAAAGCTCCAACTTAGTCTAG
- a CDS encoding PspC domain-containing protein: MKSNTKQKLTKSNNRVFAGVLGGIAEYLNWNANVLRVLYVILTLITHGFGLLVYLLLMTIIPSKPENTGFFEQMRQSAGQPAQPTKHGRKEIHNVHEEDEPRHQD, encoded by the coding sequence ATGAAATCAAATACAAAACAAAAATTAACTAAATCCAATAATCGCGTTTTTGCCGGAGTCTTGGGCGGAATTGCTGAATATTTAAATTGGAATGCAAATGTATTACGAGTCTTATATGTTATTTTGACCTTAATTACCCATGGCTTTGGTCTTTTGGTATACTTATTACTAATGACAATTATCCCAAGTAAGCCAGAAAATACCGGCTTCTTCGAACAGATGCGGCAGAGTGCTGGCCAACCAGCACAACCAACCAAACATGGACGAAAAGAAATTCATAATGTTCATGAGGAGGATGAGCCGCGTCACCAAGATTAA
- a CDS encoding phage holin family protein, whose amino-acid sequence MGFVKRILINTILFIAIAGFFQSSFHVANVWMALLASLVLAFLNAAIKPLLIILSLPITLITLGLFSIVINGFMLQMTSFVVGKNNFGFSSFGMAILVSVLMSIANVIVSNFFAKDSIDGE is encoded by the coding sequence GTGGGTTTTGTGAAACGAATTTTAATCAATACGATCCTATTTATTGCGATTGCAGGCTTCTTTCAGAGTAGCTTTCACGTTGCCAATGTGTGGATGGCATTACTAGCAAGCTTAGTGTTGGCGTTCCTGAACGCTGCTATTAAGCCGCTATTGATCATCCTTTCATTGCCAATTACGTTAATCACGTTAGGGCTGTTTAGTATTGTCATCAACGGGTTTATGCTCCAAATGACCTCGTTTGTCGTTGGCAAGAATAACTTTGGCTTTTCGAGTTTTGGCATGGCGATTCTTGTCTCCGTCCTGATGTCGATTGCCAATGTGATCGTATCCAATTTTTTCGCAAAAGACAGCATTGATGGTGAATAA
- the hprK gene encoding HPr(Ser) kinase/phosphatase — protein MAESVTVADLVKNTRLDVYHGADLLDKKDITTSDISRPGLALTGYFNYYPRERVQLLGKTETAYSKNMSHDERLMIFRKMCQLTTPAFVISTGLPVPEELVQAGEENGVPILGTKMTSSRILSNMTNYLEGKLTERQSVHGVLVDIYGLGVLITGDSGVGKSETALELVKRGHRLIADDRVDVYQQDEQTLVGEAPAILNHLLEIRGIGIIDVMNLFGAGAVRQDTDIDLIVHLENWTPDKQFDRLGNGEQNRKFFDVEVPEISIPVKTGRNLAIIIEAAAMNFRAESMGYDATKVFDDNLNKLIKTNSVHDSHKA, from the coding sequence TTGGCAGAGAGTGTAACCGTTGCCGATTTGGTTAAAAATACGCGTCTGGACGTTTACCATGGCGCTGATTTATTAGATAAAAAAGACATTACGACTAGTGATATTTCACGCCCGGGACTCGCGTTGACCGGTTACTTCAACTACTATCCACGTGAACGGGTTCAATTATTAGGTAAAACTGAAACCGCTTATTCAAAGAACATGAGTCATGATGAACGCTTGATGATTTTTCGTAAAATGTGTCAATTAACGACGCCAGCGTTTGTGATTTCAACTGGTTTACCAGTGCCAGAAGAACTGGTTCAAGCTGGTGAAGAGAATGGGGTGCCGATTCTGGGCACTAAGATGACGTCGTCACGGATCTTGAGTAATATGACCAATTACTTGGAAGGCAAGCTCACTGAACGGCAGTCCGTTCATGGGGTCTTGGTCGATATTTATGGCCTCGGGGTCTTGATCACTGGTGACTCCGGTGTTGGGAAGAGTGAAACCGCGTTGGAATTAGTCAAACGGGGCCATCGTTTGATTGCCGATGACCGGGTCGATGTTTATCAACAAGATGAACAAACACTGGTTGGTGAAGCGCCTGCAATTTTGAACCACCTGTTGGAGATTCGCGGTATCGGAATCATTGATGTCATGAACCTCTTCGGGGCTGGTGCGGTCCGTCAAGATACTGACATCGACCTCATCGTCCACTTAGAGAATTGGACGCCTGATAAGCAATTTGATAGACTAGGGAATGGAGAACAGAATCGGAAATTCTTTGATGTTGAAGTTCCAGAAATCTCAATTCCAGTCAAGACCGGGCGTAACCTTGCCATTATTATTGAGGCGGCGGCCATGAACTTCCGTGCCGAAAGTATGGGATATGACGCAACCAAGGTATTTGATGATAACTTGAACAAGCTGATCAAAACGAATTCCGTCCACGATTCTCACAAGGCATAA
- the lgt gene encoding prolipoprotein diacylglyceryl transferase, which translates to MNTVLGALNPIALRLGPIQVHWYGVIIASAVVIAVALAVREGQKRGIRPDDIYDMILWALPFTLIAARTYYVIFQWSYYSQHPSEIIRIWDGGIAIYGGLIGAGIVVVLFCRSRFIPTWLMLDVAAPTVIMGQGIGRWGNFMNQEAFGRVTSLSFLQGLHLPEWLINQMYIQGAYRQPTFLYESVWDLLGFVMLMVTRHRTNWYKQGEVFLTYVAWYAFGRFFTEGMRTDSLMLFNVIRVSQALSVVLFFGSIGLMIWRRRRHPENRWYLAGSGQKIATENK; encoded by the coding sequence GTGAATACCGTTTTAGGGGCACTTAACCCGATTGCACTACGGTTGGGACCAATTCAGGTCCATTGGTACGGCGTCATTATTGCGAGCGCCGTCGTGATTGCGGTGGCACTCGCGGTACGTGAAGGTCAGAAGCGGGGCATTCGTCCCGATGATATTTACGACATGATTTTATGGGCACTCCCATTTACGTTGATTGCGGCGCGGACGTATTACGTCATCTTTCAGTGGTCGTATTATAGTCAACACCCGAGCGAGATTATTCGTATCTGGGATGGTGGGATTGCCATATACGGTGGCTTGATTGGTGCCGGAATTGTGGTCGTCCTATTCTGTCGGTCGCGGTTCATTCCCACCTGGTTAATGTTGGACGTTGCGGCGCCCACGGTGATCATGGGCCAAGGAATTGGCCGCTGGGGTAATTTTATGAACCAGGAAGCCTTTGGGCGCGTCACGAGTCTGAGCTTCTTGCAAGGGCTTCATTTGCCCGAATGGCTCATCAATCAGATGTATATCCAAGGCGCGTATCGCCAACCGACTTTTTTGTATGAATCAGTCTGGGATTTATTGGGGTTTGTGATGTTGATGGTGACCCGCCATCGAACGAATTGGTACAAGCAAGGTGAGGTCTTCTTGACGTACGTTGCTTGGTACGCCTTTGGTCGCTTCTTTACGGAAGGGATGCGTACTGATTCGTTAATGTTATTTAACGTCATTCGAGTCTCACAAGCATTATCAGTCGTGCTCTTCTTCGGGAGTATCGGCCTGATGATCTGGCGGCGGCGACGTCATCCAGAGAATCGCTGGTATTTAGCTGGTTCAGGGCAAAAGATTGCCACAGAAAACAAGTAG
- a CDS encoding NAD(P)H-dependent glycerol-3-phosphate dehydrogenase, which translates to MSKQIAVLGAGSWGSILANLLDENGHSVRLWSYAPAQVAELNEHHTNQRYVPDFHYSETLTAYSDLATAIDGANVILFVVPTKAIRSVAHQVADVLAKTNAHPIIVHASKGLEQETHKRLSQVLAEEIPSAQREAIVVLSGPSHAEEVARKDITLITAASDNEAAAETVQQLFMNDYFRIYTNTDVVGVELGAALKNIIALGAGALHGLGYGDDAKAALMTRGLAEISRLGVALGANPLTFIGLSGVGDLIVTATSVHSRNWRAGNELGSGQDLKTVIDTMGMVIEGIPSTKAAYELAQQQNIEMPITEAIYDVLYKSADIKEVIPQLMRREGKPEIQ; encoded by the coding sequence ATGTCAAAACAAATTGCCGTCTTAGGTGCTGGCTCATGGGGCAGCATCTTGGCAAATTTATTAGATGAAAATGGTCATTCCGTTCGTTTATGGTCGTACGCACCTGCACAGGTCGCTGAACTCAACGAACACCACACGAATCAGCGCTATGTGCCTGATTTTCACTATTCAGAAACATTGACGGCTTATTCAGATTTAGCAACCGCAATCGACGGTGCCAACGTGATTTTATTCGTCGTTCCAACCAAGGCAATTCGAAGCGTCGCACACCAAGTTGCCGACGTGTTAGCGAAAACGAATGCCCACCCAATCATTGTTCACGCAAGTAAAGGGTTGGAACAAGAGACCCATAAACGGTTGTCGCAAGTCTTGGCTGAAGAAATTCCGTCTGCGCAACGTGAAGCAATCGTCGTATTATCAGGGCCAAGTCACGCTGAAGAAGTCGCACGGAAAGATATTACGCTGATTACTGCGGCGAGTGATAATGAGGCGGCGGCCGAAACGGTACAACAACTCTTCATGAACGATTACTTCCGAATTTATACGAATACGGACGTGGTCGGTGTTGAACTGGGCGCTGCGCTCAAAAACATTATCGCGTTGGGTGCTGGTGCGTTACATGGCTTAGGCTATGGTGACGATGCCAAAGCAGCCTTGATGACGCGGGGACTAGCTGAAATCAGTCGGTTAGGTGTTGCGCTAGGGGCGAACCCATTAACGTTTATCGGCCTTTCTGGTGTCGGCGATTTAATCGTTACTGCGACGAGTGTGCATTCACGTAACTGGCGTGCTGGTAACGAGCTCGGCTCCGGTCAAGATTTGAAGACGGTCATCGATACGATGGGTATGGTTATTGAAGGTATTCCGTCAACTAAAGCGGCTTATGAATTAGCTCAGCAACAAAATATCGAAATGCCCATCACGGAAGCGATTTATGATGTATTATATAAGAGTGCTGATATTAAGGAAGTCATTCCACAATTAATGCGGCGCGAGGGGAAACCTGAGATTCAGTAG
- the galU gene encoding UTP--glucose-1-phosphate uridylyltransferase GalU has translation MSKVRKAVIPAAGLGTRFLPATKAMPKEMLPIVDKPTIQFIVDEARKSGIEDIVIVTGKSKRSIEDYYDSNPELEDNLRAKHKEEMLKLVQETTDINLYFIRQSHPRGLGDAVLTAKAFVGDEPFVVMLGDDLMEDKVPLTKQLMNSYDKTHASTLAVMKVPHEEVSKYGVINPESEKEPGLYNVNNFVEKPSPEDAPSDLAIIGRYLLTPEIFDVLEHQKPGKGDEIQLTDAIDTLNKTQRVFAHEFKGTRHDVGYKFGYLKTTIEYGLTHPDVKDDLRTYIKDLGAQLTKEDSTTAPKTTKKTTK, from the coding sequence ATGTCAAAAGTTAGAAAAGCCGTTATCCCAGCGGCCGGTTTAGGGACCCGGTTCTTACCTGCTACTAAGGCGATGCCTAAGGAAATGTTACCAATCGTTGATAAGCCAACGATTCAGTTCATTGTTGATGAAGCACGCAAATCTGGTATCGAAGATATTGTTATCGTTACTGGTAAGAGTAAGCGGAGTATTGAAGATTACTACGATTCTAATCCAGAACTTGAAGATAATTTACGGGCCAAGCACAAGGAAGAAATGCTGAAGCTGGTTCAAGAAACGACCGATATTAACTTATACTTCATTCGTCAATCACACCCACGTGGCTTAGGGGATGCGGTCTTAACGGCCAAAGCGTTCGTTGGTGACGAACCATTCGTTGTCATGCTTGGTGATGACTTGATGGAAGATAAAGTGCCATTAACGAAGCAATTGATGAATAGTTACGATAAGACACATGCTTCAACCTTGGCCGTTATGAAGGTTCCTCACGAGGAAGTTTCGAAGTATGGGGTCATCAATCCTGAAAGTGAAAAGGAACCTGGCTTGTACAACGTTAACAACTTTGTTGAAAAGCCATCACCTGAAGATGCACCTAGTGATTTAGCCATCATTGGTCGTTACTTACTAACACCAGAAATTTTTGATGTTCTAGAACATCAAAAACCTGGTAAGGGTGACGAAATTCAATTGACCGATGCCATTGATACGTTGAACAAGACGCAACGCGTTTTCGCCCACGAATTCAAAGGTACGCGGCATGATGTTGGTTACAAGTTCGGTTACTTGAAGACGACCATCGAATACGGGTTGACCCATCCAGATGTTAAGGACGACTTACGGACTTACATCAAGGACTTAGGTGCCCAATTAACCAAAGAAGATAGCACAACGGCACCAAAGACCACTAAAAAAACAACCAAATAA
- a CDS encoding EAL domain-containing protein: MYRYFIQPQLNKFNNSLIGYEMLIRYRETDQDRWTLPESFDNIPIDVQVSLLKATASELALKIGSVSINFNRKQFLNDDIANAVIDAQKKLFPVHVIVEVTEEPGEDTYTLAAMQQQIAKYKASGLQFSLDDVGTGINVYDHIKPLLESAEEIKFAMQNFRAEDRENEIPIQLKFWRDIALKHDIRLILEGVENDVEDQMADDLNIALRQGYYYGKPHLFKLKADH; this comes from the coding sequence ATGTACCGTTACTTTATTCAGCCTCAGTTAAATAAATTTAATAATTCACTGATTGGTTACGAAATGCTGATTCGCTATCGTGAAACTGATCAGGACCGCTGGACATTACCGGAGAGCTTCGATAATATTCCAATCGATGTACAAGTCAGCTTACTAAAGGCTACGGCCAGTGAACTAGCACTTAAAATTGGCTCGGTGTCGATTAATTTCAACCGCAAACAATTTCTGAACGATGACATCGCCAACGCCGTCATTGACGCGCAGAAGAAATTATTCCCGGTTCACGTCATCGTTGAAGTCACCGAAGAACCAGGTGAAGACACCTATACGTTGGCGGCCATGCAACAACAAATTGCCAAGTACAAGGCCAGCGGTTTACAATTCAGTCTTGATGATGTTGGGACTGGCATCAACGTGTATGATCACATCAAACCATTGTTAGAATCAGCTGAAGAAATCAAGTTTGCGATGCAAAACTTTCGCGCGGAAGATCGCGAAAACGAGATTCCAATTCAACTGAAATTTTGGCGCGACATCGCTTTAAAGCATGATATTCGCCTGATTCTAGAAGGCGTCGAAAATGACGTTGAAGACCAGATGGCGGACGACTTAAATATCGCATTACGCCAAGGTTACTATTACGGCAAACCACATTTATTCAAATTAAAGGCCGACCATTAG
- a CDS encoding FAD-dependent oxidoreductase: MKIVIVGCTHAGTAAAAQILKSHPEATVRIYERDDNISFLSCGIYLYLGGKVNHLEDMFYSSPEALAKLGACVKTQHNVLKIDAQAKTLQVVDMQTGKVFDDTYDKLIMTTGSNVAVPPIFGIDESKVLLCKTYQQAQEIYETAKDNQRIAIIGAGYIGTELSESYANTNHDVTLFQSHDQILNNYISPDMSDQAVQLLKAHGVNVLLNHQVTAFTGGDDGELVIETNQGDFTADLAIVGTGFVPNTELLRGQVEMDKHGAIIINDYVQTSNPDIYAAGDSCVVNFNPTGASAYTPLATNAVRQGALAGLNVFGNQQRYMGTQATSAMQLFNHTLATTGLTLKMAQQSHIPAERVTFDGTWRPSYMPSTDKLTIELIYNPDNRKILGAQFLSAHEVAQSANAISIAIQNGNTIDDLSFVDMLFSPNFDDPFNYLNLVAQQAVEQERQAGRDNPRITAYGDWAKQNDRDLQ, from the coding sequence ATGAAAATCGTAATTGTTGGGTGTACCCATGCTGGGACTGCCGCTGCAGCCCAAATTTTGAAAAGTCATCCTGAAGCCACAGTTCGAATCTATGAGCGTGATGATAATATCTCCTTTCTATCCTGTGGGATTTACTTGTACTTGGGGGGCAAAGTCAATCACCTAGAGGACATGTTTTATTCTTCACCAGAGGCCTTAGCCAAGCTGGGAGCGTGTGTTAAAACACAGCATAACGTGCTCAAAATTGACGCGCAGGCTAAAACGTTGCAAGTCGTCGATATGCAGACGGGGAAAGTCTTCGATGATACCTACGATAAGCTGATTATGACGACGGGGTCAAACGTGGCCGTGCCACCGATTTTTGGGATTGATGAATCCAAAGTGTTGCTCTGCAAGACTTATCAGCAAGCCCAAGAAATTTACGAGACTGCCAAGGACAATCAGCGCATTGCCATCATTGGGGCGGGCTACATTGGCACGGAACTATCCGAAAGCTATGCTAATACGAATCATGACGTCACCTTGTTCCAATCACATGACCAGATTTTGAATAACTACATTAGTCCGGATATGTCCGATCAGGCGGTGCAATTGTTGAAAGCGCACGGCGTCAACGTGTTGCTGAACCATCAAGTGACGGCCTTTACTGGTGGGGATGATGGCGAACTCGTTATCGAAACCAATCAGGGCGATTTTACGGCTGATTTGGCAATCGTCGGGACCGGGTTTGTGCCGAATACGGAATTGTTGCGGGGACAGGTCGAGATGGATAAACACGGTGCCATCATTATCAATGACTATGTTCAGACCTCGAATCCTGATATTTACGCTGCCGGGGACTCGTGCGTCGTCAACTTTAATCCGACGGGGGCGTCAGCCTATACGCCACTAGCGACTAATGCCGTTCGTCAAGGTGCCTTGGCGGGGTTAAACGTCTTTGGCAATCAGCAACGCTACATGGGGACACAAGCGACGTCCGCGATGCAACTCTTTAACCACACACTGGCAACGACCGGTTTAACGCTGAAAATGGCCCAGCAAAGTCATATTCCAGCCGAACGGGTCACGTTTGACGGCACGTGGCGGCCTAGCTATATGCCAAGCACCGATAAACTCACGATCGAACTCATCTATAATCCGGATAATCGTAAAATTTTGGGTGCCCAATTCTTGAGTGCCCATGAGGTCGCCCAGTCCGCGAACGCAATCTCGATTGCGATTCAAAATGGGAATACGATTGACGACCTATCCTTTGTCGACATGTTATTCTCGCCTAATTTTGATGACCCGTTTAACTACCTGAACTTGGTCGCACAACAAGCCGTTGAACAGGAACGTCAGGCCGGACGCGATAACCCCCGTATCACGGCCTATGGCGATTGGGCAAAACAAAATGACCGTGACTTACAGTAA
- a CDS encoding glycosyl hydrolase family 8, whose amino-acid sequence MAIGQNKMTVTYSKPLRRYWWLIGLLIALMGLSGCRQQTTVKPPKQAPSGFVVTTNYAADSKQQRQRLANFIKRGLLTKQGLYTNYLDTAKRTTATASGHEMLSESSGMWLQYLATTHQWAQFRQFYRQTKTTFDEKGLFSYRYDPRTKKRYSVNATLDDLRVIRALLTYDEARQTTHYRQEAAQRYQTLAQTTIKNGHLVDYYDVQSHKAATTASLAYFDMQTLKYFEQETKSDRQAYHKQLIVLKGGYLGDVFPLYAKSYQWTTATYSSGNLNTSEALETLLHLAEIKQLKATSRRWLIQRVTKRDLANGYTTSGTVSVGGESAANYALAAAIFAQLHDRKHYQLAMKNVWRLQVDQADSAIDGGIGDAKTKQVYSYSNLTALNAAFY is encoded by the coding sequence ATGGCGATTGGGCAAAACAAAATGACCGTGACTTACAGTAAGCCGTTACGTCGATATTGGTGGTTAATCGGCCTGCTGATAGCGTTGATGGGACTGAGTGGGTGTCGACAGCAGACGACCGTAAAGCCGCCCAAACAAGCGCCCAGTGGCTTTGTCGTGACTACAAATTATGCGGCTGATTCTAAGCAGCAACGCCAACGCTTGGCGAATTTTATTAAGCGCGGCTTGTTGACCAAGCAGGGCCTATACACGAATTATTTGGATACGGCCAAACGGACCACGGCGACTGCAAGCGGCCACGAGATGCTGAGCGAATCTTCCGGGATGTGGCTACAGTATCTGGCTACCACGCATCAGTGGGCGCAGTTTCGGCAATTTTACCGGCAGACTAAGACGACTTTTGATGAAAAGGGGTTGTTCAGCTATCGCTATGATCCGCGGACGAAGAAACGCTACAGTGTCAATGCGACGCTGGATGATTTACGGGTCATCCGAGCATTATTAACTTACGATGAAGCCCGCCAGACGACGCATTATCGGCAAGAAGCGGCCCAACGCTACCAGACCTTAGCCCAGACGACGATCAAGAATGGACACTTAGTCGATTATTATGATGTTCAGTCGCATAAAGCGGCGACGACCGCCAGCTTAGCCTATTTTGATATGCAGACACTCAAGTATTTTGAGCAGGAGACCAAAAGTGACCGGCAAGCTTATCATAAACAACTGATCGTGCTCAAAGGCGGCTACTTAGGCGACGTCTTTCCATTGTATGCCAAAAGCTATCAATGGACGACGGCGACTTATAGTTCGGGCAACTTGAATACCTCTGAAGCGCTGGAGACACTGTTGCACTTAGCCGAAATTAAGCAACTCAAAGCAACCAGTCGACGATGGCTGATTCAACGGGTCACTAAGCGCGACTTGGCAAATGGCTATACGACGTCCGGGACCGTCAGTGTTGGTGGTGAATCGGCCGCCAACTATGCCTTAGCCGCGGCGATTTTTGCTCAGCTACATGACCGTAAACACTATCAGCTCGCGATGAAGAACGTGTGGCGTCTGCAAGTTGATCAAGCTGATTCGGCCATTGACGGGGGTATTGGTGATGCCAAGACCAAGCAAGTCTATTCGTATAGCAATCTGACGGCGCTTAACGCAGCGTTTTATTAA